A portion of the Drosophila sechellia strain sech25 chromosome 2R, ASM438219v1, whole genome shotgun sequence genome contains these proteins:
- the LOC6609211 gene encoding uncharacterized protein LOC6609211 isoform X3 gives MFGNHRLMLFCFCLVALTWACLAIEESTDIEEDVISIANQTQKVIRVHPQDLPPKKDTTGSQMNSPFIQVQTLRPATASGSSQRQYVDSKQMRKRRPRPAKLLGGNVAASETQAAEATELGR, from the exons ATGTTTGGCAATCATCGGCTAATG CTcttctgcttctgcctggTTGCACTGACCTGGGCATGCCTCGCCATCGAAGAGTCCACGGACATTGAGGAGGATGTGATCAGCATAGCCAACCAGACGCAGAAGGTGATCCGCGTGCATCCGCAGGACCTGCCGCCCAAGAAGGACACCACCGGCAGCCAAATGAACTCGCCCTTCATCCAGGTGCAAACACTGCGTCCGGCAACGGCATCCGGATCCAGTCAGCGGCAGTACGTGGACTCCAAGCAGATGCGGAAGAGGCGCCCTCGTCCCGCCAAGCTGCTGGGTGGAAATGTGGCCGCCAGTG AAACTCAAGCAGCAGAAGCAACTGAACTTGGACGCTAG
- the LOC6609211 gene encoding uncharacterized protein LOC6609211 isoform X2, producing MFGNHRLMLFCFCLVALTWACLAIEESTDIEEDVISIANQTQKVIRVHPQDLPPKKDTTGSQMNSPFIQKLKQQKQLNLDARGAGELSAGRQVEQVKQVEVGGQVLPVQMTPGPYPIYYVVSKTNGRFGKFPIKSFQSPAEFAKYLVKSKAEPIGRDQRFEVIL from the exons ATGTTTGGCAATCATCGGCTAATG CTcttctgcttctgcctggTTGCACTGACCTGGGCATGCCTCGCCATCGAAGAGTCCACGGACATTGAGGAGGATGTGATCAGCATAGCCAACCAGACGCAGAAGGTGATCCGCGTGCATCCGCAGGACCTGCCGCCCAAGAAGGACACCACCGGCAGCCAAATGAACTCGCCCTTCATCCAG AAACTCAAGCAGCAGAAGCAACTGAACTTGGACGCTAGGGGGGCTGGAGAGTTGTCCGCGGGTCGGCAGGTGGAGCAAGTGAAGCAGGTGGAGGTCGGAGGTCAAGTATTACCCGTCCAGATGACGCCGGGCCCCTATCCCATCTACTATGTGGTGTCCAAGACCAACGGACGCTTCGGCAAGTTCCCCATCAAGTCGTTCCAGTCGCCCGCGGAGTTCGCCAAGTATCTGGTGAAGAGCAAAGCGGAGCCCATTGGCCGGGATCAGCGATTCGAGGTGATCTTGTGA
- the LOC6609211 gene encoding uncharacterized protein LOC6609211 isoform X1 has protein sequence MFGNHRLMLFCFCLVALTWACLAIEESTDIEEDVISIANQTQKVIRVHPQDLPPKKDTTGSQMNSPFIQVQTLRPATASGSSQRQYVDSKQMRKRRPRPAKLLGGNVAASGEDATQPALKYELKAFPKQKLKQQKQLNLDARGAGELSAGRQVEQVKQVEVGGQVLPVQMTPGPYPIYYVVSKTNGRFGKFPIKSFQSPAEFAKYLVKSKAEPIGRDQRFEVIL, from the exons ATGTTTGGCAATCATCGGCTAATG CTcttctgcttctgcctggTTGCACTGACCTGGGCATGCCTCGCCATCGAAGAGTCCACGGACATTGAGGAGGATGTGATCAGCATAGCCAACCAGACGCAGAAGGTGATCCGCGTGCATCCGCAGGACCTGCCGCCCAAGAAGGACACCACCGGCAGCCAAATGAACTCGCCCTTCATCCAGGTGCAAACACTGCGTCCGGCAACGGCATCCGGATCCAGTCAGCGGCAGTACGTGGACTCCAAGCAGATGCGGAAGAGGCGCCCTCGTCCCGCCAAGCTGCTGGGTGGAAATGTGGCCGCCAGTGGTGAAGATGCGACGCAGCCAGCCTTGAAATACGAACTAAAAGCCTTTCCCAAGCAGAAACTCAAGCAGCAGAAGCAACTGAACTTGGACGCTAGGGGGGCTGGAGAGTTGTCCGCGGGTCGGCAGGTGGAGCAAGTGAAGCAGGTGGAGGTCGGAGGTCAAGTATTACCCGTCCAGATGACGCCGGGCCCCTATCCCATCTACTATGTGGTGTCCAAGACCAACGGACGCTTCGGCAAGTTCCCCATCAAGTCGTTCCAGTCGCCCGCGGAGTTCGCCAAGTATCTGGTGAAGAGCAAAGCGGAGCCCATTGGCCGGGATCAGCGATTCGAGGTGATCTTGTGA
- the LOC6609212 gene encoding sialin — MGQVKARTVLWYMTFIGFIVNYMIRINLNITIVDMIAGKGAIISNETHENSTDLAALAEINERFSLERWFLDWANIPYEKNGFHWNEKQQGALLGSFFWAHWTLQIPGGILATKYGTKLVFGWSNGIGVFCCFLIPLVSYWSYTGLIILRVFQGWITGLAWPSMHVLTAKWIPPNERSKFVSAYLGSSVGVALFYPIFGYVIDWTRWEWVYYICGIVGTLWFVAWQFLVFDSPAEHPRIADSERKFIEKSLGASIQGSKGPTPWKAIATSRPVWLNVVAQWGGIWGLFTLMTHAPTYFRLIHHWNIRATGFLSGLPHLMRMLFAYVFSIFADYLLRTDKMSRTNVRKLATFICCGTKGLIVLALAYFGYNATAAIVLVTVATMLHGAVSSGPLASMVDLSPNYAGIVLGVSGMIGGMPGFISPFIVGQLTHNNQTIDAWKNVFLLSSLMLTGSGIMYVLFSESKLQPWNSVCHQLPDSGLKELQNLGRDQDDEEEKKPLKSDHDEEIPIVAEQERKTKSDCD; from the exons ATGGGCCAAG TCAAGGCGCGCACTGTGCTGTGGTACATGACATTCATCGGCTTCATCGTGAACTACATGATCCGGATCAATCTGAACATTACCATTGTGGACATGATTGCCGGGAAGGGTGCTATCATCTCAAATGAAACCCACGAGAACTCTACGGACTTAGCTGCCCTTGCGGAAATAAATGAACGATTTTCGCTGGAGCGTTGGTTTTTGGACTGGGCGAAT ATTCCGTACGAAAAGAATGGATTTCACTGGAACGAGAAGCAGCAGGGCGCTCTTTTGGGATCATTTTTCTGGGCCCACTGGACACTGCAGATTCCCGGCGGAATCCTGGCCACCAAGTATGGCACTAAGTTGGTCTTTGGTTGGTCCAACGGCATCGGTGTGTTCTGCTGCTTCCTCATACCCCTCGTATCGTACTGGAGCTACACGGGCTTGATTATCTTGCGAGTATTCCAGGGGTGGATAACG GGCTTGGCCTGGCCATCGATGCACGTACTCACTGCCAAATGGATTCCGCCCAACGAGCGCAGCAAGTTTGTCAGTGCTTACTTGGGCAGTtctgtgggcgtggccctgTTCTATCCGATCTTCGGCTACGTCATCGATTGGACACGGTGGGAGTGGGTCTACTATATCTGCGGAATCGTGGGCACTCTCTGGTTCGTCGCCTGGCAGTTCCTCGTGTTCGATAGTCCCGCTGAGCACCCACGTATCGCTGACTCGGAGCGGAAGTTCATCGAGAAGTCCTTGGGTGCCTCCATTCAGGGCAGCAAGGGACCCACTCCCTGGAAGGCGATTGCCACCTCCCGTCCGGTTTGGCTGAATGTGGTCGCCCAATGGGGTGGCATCTGGGGTCTTTTCACTTTGATGACCCATGCGCCGACTTACTTCAGACTGATTCATCACTGGAACATTCGAGCA ACTGGCTTCCTGTCCGGACTGCCGCATCTTATGAGAATGCTCTTCGCCTACGTCTTCTCCATATTCGCCGACTATCTCCTGCGCACGGACAAGATGAGTCGCACCAATGTCCGCAAATTAGCCACTTTCATTT GCTGTGGCACTAAAGGCTTAATAGTATTAGCACTAGCTTACTTTGGGTACAACGCGACGGCTGCCATCGTGTTGGTTACAGTGGCCACCATGCTTCACGGCGCCGTGTCCTCGGGTCCCTTGGCCTCCATGGTTGATCTGTCGCCAAACTATGCGGGCATTGTACTGGGCGTGAGTGGAATGATTGGTGGAATGCCGGGCTTTATATCGCCCTTTATCGTGGGCCAACTTACTCACAATAAT CAAACCATTGATGCCTGGAAGAATGTGTTCCTGCTCAGCTCGTTGATGCTAACAGGCAGTGGCATCATGTATGTGCTTTTCTCGGAATCCAAATTGCAGCCATGGAACAGTGTCTGTCATCAGTTGCCTGATTCTGGGCTGAAGGAACTTCAGAATCTGGGACGCGATCAGGACGATGAGGAGGAGAAGAAGCCTCTTAAATCTGACCATGATGAGGAAATCCCTATAGTCGCCGAACAGGAGCGCAAAACAAAATCTGATTGCGATTAA
- the LOC6609213 gene encoding putative uncharacterized protein DDB_G0288537, with protein MDRVTKPQKKMLITLLRETKYMEGKKEKEWYWEKIQAALNTIGPKKTIIQWKKCWRDMRLTTRKKLAELKRCQLSGGSPPPGIELNQEDNDIIDIVGTEYFYEEMNGELKAENFLTGLDYAPEHLCDAILTAAVGHHQHNMQHQKDPQSHAGQQQQQDHHTNDGETNDAPGSSNGGSYQGHPVPQLQGHNGSGGGGEHGGGGQSHSGMLQHPAFHGGLHPHLLRRQHGSGSLTRESPFEEKLLQFMQDAFPKKSKKRKNRDPDRLFLLSLYEEIKRVPEEIRLDVKSELMQILKKYQKKSPVKAEKPAPSSTSTSSKLSSSSSGSSTVTTHLSHSMYQLQKKYEKGEREPSPQSQVERVASAGAVVVPIHASQQLPLFQLQKKYEENSVEKVHQQQQQQQSEQRKHVEAAQALHAAHQQPPPPPPNEHLHHPQMAHNIMFPLGQIRNEQPTAQQHQHSHNPHQQQQQHPHQQQQQGQQHHPPTIFGSTASERPPMSYENVG; from the exons ATG GATCGAGTGACCAAGCCGCAGAAGAAGATGCTCATCACACTGCTGCGGGAAACCAAGTACATGGAGGGCAAAAAGGAGAAGGAGTGGTATTGGGAGAAGATCCAAGCGGCCCTTAACACCATTGGTCCCAAGAAGACGATTATTCAGTGGAAAAAG TGCTGGCGCGATATGCGACTGACCACGAGAAAAAAGCTGGCGGAACTGAAGCGCTGTCAACTCTCTGGAGGATCTCCACCGCCGGGGATCGAACTCAACCAGGAGGACAACGATATCATCGACATTGTGGGCACCGAGTACTTCTACGAGGAGATGAATGGTGAGCTCAAGGCGGAGAACTTCTTGACCGGCTTGGACTACGCCCCGGAGCATCTGTGCGATGCTATTCTCACGGCGGCAGTGGGCCATCACCAGCACAATATGCAGCACCAGAAGGATCCGCAGTCGCATGCaggacaacagcagcagcaggatcaTCACACCAACGATGGCGAAACCAATGATGCTCCTGGATCAAGCAATGGTGGCTCATATCAGGGACACCCAGTACCCCAGTTGCAGGGGCACAATGGCAGCGGTGGAGGAGGCGAGCATGGCGGCGGTGGTCAGTCACACTCCGGAATGCTCCAGCACCCTGCTTTTCATGGTGGCTTGCATCCACACTTGTTAAGACGCCAGCATGGAAGTGGATCACTAACCAGAGAGTCGCCCTTTGAGGAGAAGCTTCTGCAGTTCATGCAGGATGCATTTCCAAAGAAGAGCAAGAAGCGCAAGAACCGGGATCCCGACAGGCTGTTCCTCTTATCCCTGTACGAAGAGATTAAGAGAGTTCCCGAGGAGATACGCCTTGATGTAAAGTCCGAACTAATGCAGATACTAAAGAAGTACCAGAAGAAGTCGCCTGTCAAAGCGGAAAAGCCCGCGCCCTCCTCCACGTCAACCTCCTCAAAACTCAGCTCTAGCAGCAGTGGCAGTAGCACGGTGACTACTCACTTGTCCCACAGCATGTACCAGTTGCAAAAGAAATACGAAAAGGGAGAGCGCGAACCATCGCCTCAATCACAGGTAGAGCGAGTAGCATCTGCAGGCGCAGTTGTTGTGCCCATTCATGCCTCCCAGCAGCTGCCTCTTTTCCAGCTTCAGAAGAAGTACGAGGAGAACAGCGTGGAGAAGGttcatcagcagcaacagcaacagcagagcGAGCAACGCAAGCATGTGGAGGCCGCTCAGGCTCTTCATGCTGCCCACCAGCAACCGCCTCCACCGCCACCCAATGAGCATCTGCACCACCCCCAGATGGCCCACAACATCATGTTTCCGCTGGGACAGATTCGCAACGAGCAGCCGACCGCACAGCAACACCAGCATAGCCACAATCcccaccagcaacagcaacagcatccccaccagcagcagcaacagggaCAGCAGCACCATCCGCCTACGATCTTCGGCTCGACCGCCAGCGAACGGCCTCCAATGTCCTACGAAAATGTCGGATGA
- the LOC6609214 gene encoding structural maintenance of chromosomes protein 2, translated as MYVKKLVLDGFKSYGRRTEIEGFDPEFTAITGLNGSGKSNILDSICFVLGISNLQNVRASALQDLVYKNGQAGITKATVTIVFDNTNPAQCPQGYEKCREISVTRQVVVGGKNKFLINGKLVQNKKVQDFFCSIQLNVNNPNFLIMQGKIQQVLNMKPKEVLSMVEEAAGTSQYKTKRDATKTLIEKKETKVRETKVLLDEEVLPKLVKLRQERSAYQEYQKICRDIDFLIRIHISAKYLKQCETLKTVEANEHKIEDRIANCKATHAKNLAEVESIENSVKEMQQQIDAEMGGSIKSLETQLSAKRALEATATGSLKAAEGTIQQDEKKIRMAFKNIQDDERALAKKEADMAKVQGEFESLKEADARDSKAYEDAQKKMEAVSQGLSTNENGEASTLQEQLIVAKEQFSESQTTIKTSEIELRHTRGVLKQREGETQTNDAAYVKDKKLHDQLVVEIKNLERQLQSLNYEGGHFEKLKQRRNDLHMRKRELKRELDRCNASRYDLQYQDPEPNFDRRKVRGLVGKLFQVKDMQNSMALVQTAGGSLYSYVTDDDVTSKKILQRGNLQRRVTLIPINKIQSGSLNRNVVEYAQNKVGAENVQWAMSLIDYDRYYEPVMKFCFGGTLICKDLIVAKQISYDPRINCRSVTLEGDVVDPHGTVSGGAAPKGANVLEELHSIKQIEQEYREIDNEIAQVERQIASIENQAHTFNKMKENLDLRQHELTMCENRLAQTTFQQNQAEIEEMRERVKTLEQQIIESREKQKTSQAKIKDIEAKLADAKGYRERELNAATNEIKVTKQRAEKSRANWKKREQEFETLQLEITELQKSIETAKKQHQDMIDNLEKFKAELNALKANSSSAASEVTELEQAIKEQKDKLNAQNKEMRNQLVKKEKMLKENQEIELEVKKKENEQKKISSDAKEAKKRMEALEAKYPWIPEEKNCFGMKNTRYDYSKEDPHEAGNKLAKMQEKKDKMERTLNMNAIMVLDREEENFKETERRRNIVAMDKEKIKKIIVKMDEEEQDQLNKAATEVNTNFSGIFSSLLPGAEAKLNPVHTNGCLTGLEIKVGFNGIWKESLGELSGGQKSLVALSLVLAMLKFSPAPLYILDEVDAALDMSHTQNIGSMLKQHFTNSQFLIVSLKDGLFNHANVLFRTLFEEGVSTITRQVSRQATTNKR; from the exons ATGTATGTTAAGAAGCTAGTGCTCGACGGCTTCAAATCCTATGGCCGGCGAACGGAGATAGAAGGATTCGACCCGGAATTCACGGCTATCACGGGTCTAAACGGCTCCGGCAAGTCAAACATCCTGGATAGCATTTGTTTCGTACTGGGTATTAGTAATCTCCAAAAT GTGCGCGCTTCGGCTCTACAGGATTTGGTTTACAAGAATGGGCAGGCGGGCATTACCAAGGCCACTGTTACCATTGTGTTTGACAACACAAATCCCGCCCAGTGTCCGCAGGGTTACGAAAAGTGCCGGGAGATCTCTGTGACGCGCCAGGTGGTTGTCGGAGGCAAGAACAAGTTCCTAATCAATGGCAAGCTGGTGCAGAACAAGAAGGTGCAGGACTTCTTCTGCTCCATCCAGCTAAATGTGAACAATCCCAACTTCCTAATCATGCAGGGCAAGATTCAGCAAGTGCTAAATATGAAGCCCAAGGAG GTTCTGTCAATGGTGGAGGAGGCAGCTGGAACCAGTCAGTACAAAACCAAGCGAGATGCCACCAAAACCCTGATTGAGAAAAAGGAGACCAAAGTGCGGGAGACCAAGGTCTTGCTCGACGAGGAGGTGCTGCCAAAGCTGGTTAAACTGCGCCAAGAGCGCTCCGCCTACCAGGAGTATCAGAAAATCTGTCGTGACATTGACTTCCTCATCAGGATTCACATCTCCGCCAAGTATCTCAAGCAATGCGAGACCCTCAAGACGGTGGAGGCCAATGAGCATAAAATCGAGGATCGCATAGCGAACTGCAAAGCCACTCACGCCAAGAACCTCGCAGAGGTCGAGAGCATTGAAAACTCCGTGAAGGAGATGCAGCAGCAGATTGACGCAGAGATGGGTGGCTCCATCAAAAGTCTCGAAACCCAGCTCAGCGCAAAGCGGGCACTAGAAGCTACCGCTACGGGTAGCTTAAAGGCGGCCGAGGGAACGATTCAGCAAGATGAGAAGAAGATACGCATGGCCTTCAAAAATATTCAGGATGATGAAAGAGCCCTAGCTAAAAAAGAAGCGGACATGGCCAAGGTTCAAGGCGAATTCGAAAGCCTCAAGGAGGCAGATGCCAGAGATTCAAAAGCCTATGAGGACGCCCAAAAGAAGATGGAAGCTGTCTCGCAGGGACTCTCCACCAATGAAAATGGGGAAGCCTCAACACTGCAAGAACAATTGATAG TTGCCAAGGAGCAGTTCAGCGAGTCACAGACCACCATTAAGACCTCAGAGATCGAGCTGCGTCATACGCGTGGCGTATTGAAACAGCGTGAGGGCGAGACCCAGACTAACGACGCTGCCTATGTAAAGGACAAGAAGCTGCATGATCAGTTGGTGGTTGAGATTAAGAACTTAGAACGGCAGCTACAAAGTCTCAATTACGAGGGCGGTCATTTCGAGAAGCTAAAGCAGCGACGCAACGATCTGCACATGCGAAAGCGCGAGCTGAAACGAGAGCTGGACCGCTGCAATGCCTCCCGCTATGACCTGCAATACCAGGACCCAGAACCAAACTTTGATCGGCGAAAGGTGCGTGGCTTGGTAGGCAAGTTGTTCCAGGTGAAGGACATGCAAAACTCCATGGCTCTAGTCCAGACAGCCGGCGGAAGT TTATATAGCTACGTGACAGACGATGATGTGACTAGCAAGAAGATCTTGCAGAGGGGCAATCTTCAGCGTCGTGTCACCTTGATTCCCATCAACAAGATTCAATCTGGCTCGCTAAACAGAAATGTAGTAGAATACGCTCAAAATAAAGTGGGCGCCGAGAATGTCCAATGGGCCATGTCACTGATTGACTATGACCGCTATTACGAGCCTGTCATGAAGTTTTGCTTTGGCGGAACCCTTATCTGCAAGGACCTCATTGTAGCCAAACAA ATCAGCTACGACCCACGTATTAATTGTCGCTCAGTGACTTTGGAAGGAGATGTCGTCGATCCCCATGGCACAGTGTCTGGAGGTGCTGCTCCTAAAGGTGCTAACGTCCTAGAAGAATTACACTCTATTAAGCAAATAGAACAGGAGTACAGGGAGATCGACAATGAGATAGCCCAAGTAGAAAGGCAAATAGC ATCCATTGAAAACCAGGCCCACACGTTCAACAAAATGAAGGAAAATCTTGACCTGCGACAGCACGAGCTAACCATGTGCGAGAACAGGTTGGCCCAAACAACCTTTCAGCAGAATCAGGCTGAAATTGAAGAAatgagggaaagggtcaagaCCCTAGAGCAGCAAATAATTGAATCCCGTGAAAAGCAGAAGACCTCGCAAGCCAAAATAAAGGATATCGAGGCGAAGTTGGCAGATGCAAAGGGTTATCGCGAGCGAGAGCTGAATGCAGCCACCAACGAGATCAAGGTGACCAAGCAACGGGCGGAGAAATCTCGGGCGAACTGGAAAAAGCGAGAGCAGGAGTTCGAAACTCTTCAATTGGAAATCACTGAGCTGCAGAAAAGTATCGAAACTGCAAAGAAGCAGCACCAGGACATGATTGACAACCTCGAAAAGTTCAAGGCCGAGCTAAATGCTCTGAAAGCAAATAGCTCCAGTGCCGCGTCCGAGGTGACGGAGCTCGAACAGGCGATTAAGGAGCAGAAAGATAAACTGAACGCTCAGAACAAGGAGATGCGAAATCAGTTGGTCAAGAAGGAGAAAATGTTGAAGGAAAATCAGGAGATTGAGCTGGAGGTGAAGAAAAAAGAGAACGAACAAAAAAAGATCAGTTCGGATGCCAAAGAGGCAAAGAAACGGATGGAAGCCCTCGAGGCCAAGTATCCGTGGATTCCGGAGGAGAAGAACTGCTTTGGCATGAAGAACACCCGGTACGATTACAGCAAGGAGGACCCCCACGAAGCAGGCAACAAGCTGGCAAAGATGCAGGAGAAAAAGGACAAAATGGAACGCACTCTCAACATGAACGCAATCATGGTGCTGGATCGCGAGGAGGAGAACTTCAAGGAGACTGAGCGGCGGCGAAACATTGTAGCGATGGACAAGGAGAAGATTAAAAAAATCATAGTGAAGATGGACGAAGAAGAGCAGGATCAACTGAACAAAGCCGCTACCGAGGTGAACACGAACTTCAGTGGGATCTTTAGTTCCCTTTTACCGGGTGCTGAAGCGAAACTCAATCCCGTCCATACCAATGGTTGTCTGACCGGCTTGGAGATTAAAGTGGGATTCAATGGCATATGGAAGGAGAGTCTGGGGGAACTTTCTGGTGGCCAGAAGTCTTTGGTGGCTCTATCTCTCGTCCTGGCCATGCTTAAGTTCTCTCCGGCTCCCTTGTACATTTTGGATGAGGTGGACGCTGCCCTGGACATGTCGCACACCCAAAACATAGGTAGCATGTTGAAGCAGCACTTCACCAACTCGCAGTTCTTGATTGTGTCTCTCAAGGATGGTCTTTTCAACCACGCCAACGTCCTGTTCCGCACTCTCTTCGAGGAGGGTGTGTCCACCATCACCCGGCAGGTCAGCAGACAGGCGACAACCAACAAACGCTGA
- the LOC6609215 gene encoding DNA excision repair protein ERCC-1 yields the protein MDDFDDDSFNDVLGAMEMPTAAKQPKVDAPAATAVNPAPSTSTEPSGSDRPAPGKPPSNPHCVLVHSKQRGNPILKSILNVPLEFRDDIVPDYVVGRTSCVLYLSLKYHNLNPDYICQRLKALGKMYELRVLLVQVDTPEPNNALKSLTRISLLADLTMMLAWNAEEAGKIIETYKQFEKRPPDLIMERVESNPHQKLLAALTNIKPVNKTDAAALLHTFGNLGNIINASEERLSQVMGLGPRKAKKLYKTLQEPFLSK from the exons ATGGACGACTTTGACGATGATTCCTTTAACGATGTTCTGGGTGCCATGGAAATGCCTACTGCTGCAAAGCAACCCAAAGTAGATGCTCCAGCGGCCACAGCAGTTAATCCTGCTCCCAGCACCAGCACGGAACCTAGTGGATCCGACAGACCCGCACCCGGCAAGCCGCCTTCGAATCCGCACTGCGTCCTTGTTCACAGCAAACAGCGAGGCAATCCCATCCTGAAATCCATCCTCAATGTTCCGCTGGAATTCCGCGACGACATCGTACCCGACTATGTGGTCGGTCGAACATCCTGCGTGCTGTACCTCTCGTTAAAGTACCATAATCTTAATCCAGACTATATTTGCCAGCGTTTGAAGGCTCTGGGAAAGATGTATGAGCTGCGGGTGCTACTGGTCCAGGTGGACACACCAGAGCCGAACAATGCTCTCAAGAGCTTGACCAGGATATCGCTGTTGGCCGACCTGACCATGATGTTGGCCTGGAACGCCGAGGAGGCGGGAAAAATCATTGAGACGTACAAACAGTTCGAGAAGCGTCCGCCAGATTTGATCATGGAGCGGGTGGAGTCTAATCCACATCAGAAG CTACTCGCTGCTCTCACCAACATCAAGCCGGTGAACAAGACTGATGCTGCCGCCCTGCTGCACACATTTGGCAACCTGGGCAACATAATCAATGCCAGCGAGGAGCGACTTTCCCAGGTGATGGGACTGGGTCCCCGGAAGGCCAAGAAGCTGTACAAAACCTTGCAGGAACCGTTCCTCAGCAAATAG
- the LOC6609216 gene encoding probable cytosolic iron-sulfur protein assembly protein Ciao1, which produces MGRLILEHTLQGHKGRIWGVAWHPKGNVFASCGEDKAIRIWSLTGNTWGTKTILSDGHKRTIREIRWSPCGQYLASASFDATTAIWSKSSGEFECNATLEGHENEVKSVSWSRSGGLLATCSRDKSVWIWEVAGDDEFECAAVLNPHTQDVKRVVWHPTKDVLASASYDNTIKMFAEEPIDNDWDCTATLTSHTSTVWGIDFDADGERLVSCSDDTTIKIWRAYHPGNTAGVATPEQQTVWKCVCTVSGQHSRAIYDVSWCKLTGLIATACGDDGIRIFKETSDSKPDEPTFEQITAEEGAHDQDVNSVQWNPVVAGQLISCSDDGTIKIWKVSE; this is translated from the coding sequence ATGGGACGTTTAATTCTGGAACACACGCTGCAGGGCCACAAGGGGCGCATCTGGGGAGTGGCATGGCATCCTAAGGGCAACGTATTCGCCTCGTGCGGCGAGGACAAAGCCATCCGCATTTGGTCGCTGACCGGGAACACTTGGGGCACAAAGACCATTCTATCCGACGGCCACAAGCGCACAATTCGCGAGATACGATGGTCCCCATGTGGTCAGTACTTGGCCTCGGCCAGCTTTGATGCCACCACGGCGATCTGGTCGAAATCCTCGGGAGAATTCGAATGCAACGCGACGTTGGAGGGTCACGAAAACGAGGTGAAGAGCGTTAGCTGGTCGCGATCCGGAGGACTACTGGCCACCTGTTCGCGGGACAAGTCTGTGTGGATCTGGGAGGTTGCCGGCGATGATGAGTTCGAGTGCGCCGCCGTTTTGAACCCGCACACACAGGACGTGAAGCGAGTGGTGTGGCATCCGACCAAGGATGTTTTGGCCTCCGCCTCGTACGACAATACCATAAAAATGTTCGCAGAGGAGCCCATAGACAACGACTGGGACTGCACAGCCACTCTTACTTCCCACACGAGCACGGTTTGGGGCATTGACTTCGATGCGGATGGCGAGCGTCTGGTTTCCTGTAGCGACGACACCACAATAAAGATTTGGAGGGCCTACCATCCGGGAAATACAGCCGGAGTGGCTACGCCCGAACAGCAAACCGTGTGGAAGTGCGTATGCACAGTGTCTGGCCAGCATTCGCGGGCTATCTACGACGTGTCCTGGTGCAAGCTTACAGGTCTGATAGCAACTGCCTGTGGCGACGACGGCATTCGCATCTTCAAGGAGACCAGCGACTCCAAGCCAGACGAACCCACGTTCGAGCAGATAACCGCTGAGGAAGGTGCTCACGATCAGGACGTAAACTCGGTGCAGTGGAATCCAGTGGTGGCCGGGCAATTGATATCCTGCAGCGATGATGGCACCATTAAAATTTGGAAAGTGTCCGAGTAA